TATCGAACAAATAAATATTTAATATGATATTTATTAATTTTTCTAAAAAAATCAAATTTTTTTAATTTTTTTTGTACTTCATTCATACCATTTCCTCTTTAAATTAAGATATTTGCTCTGGCCGATGGCAATATTTACTAATAATAAACATACTAACTGTAAAATCATACAGATGTGGTTTTTAATATGATTACTGATATTCATTCAAATGGAGATGGAAAGGTAAAATGGGTTTCAACAGACTGGTTAGAATACAATCTGGATGAAGAATTCATGATACTTGATGTGCAGCCAGATATACATCATTATATTAAAGAACTTCCCGGAGCTTACTATTTTAATGAATGGTTTTTAAGGCAGATAGTAAGTAACGTGCCGGGTTCATATATTCCCCTTGAAGCAATTCAGGCAATATTTAAAAAACAGGGAATTAAAAGGAATATGTCAACAGTTGTATATACAGGCAAAGGAGTTTATTCAAATAGCGGAGATGGCTGGGGGCAGACCATGGCTGCCTATTCGCTTTTAAGGTTCGGCCATAATGACCTCTATCTTTTAGACGGAAGCATAGATAAGTGGAAAAAAGAAGGAAAAGATCTAACTAAGATCTTTCCCACCATAAAAGAATCAAAATTCGAAGTAATGCTTCGTGAAGATTATTATGTGACCTATGAAGAGTTCAAAGCTGTTAAAGACTATGAGGATGTCGTGGTGGTTGATGCCCGGCCGTTTAAGTACTATGCAGGGCCAAGTATGTGGATTAAGCCCGGCCATTCCCGGAGCAAAGAGATTGCAGGCAGCTACGCTTATGCATCCAGATAATCTGCAACTAATAAAGCCAGAGGACGAAATAAAATCAATGGTTGAATAAAGATGCGCAACCCCTGATAAAACAATCATATGTTACTGTAGAACCGGTAGAGAAGCAACTAACCCATTTCTGGTTTTTAAATGGTTTTTGGGTTATGGAAACGTGGGAATATATGAGGGTTCCATTACAGAGTGGACGCAGAGGGATGATAATCCTACGGTTACTGGGCCAGAGCCTTATTGAAAATAGATTTGATTAGAATAATCCACTATCTTTTAATTTTCCCTCCATCCACATGGCTCTCTTATCTACCTTTTCTTTAATTAACAGAGTTAGAAAAAATGCCGCAATAGGGAACAATGCCAGTATAATTATATTATACCAGTAATTATACCATATAACTCCTGCAACTACCTCACGCAGCGCTCCAACAGCATAAGTCAGTGGTAAATAAGGATGTATAGACTGGAAGAATGATGGGAGAATTTCAACCGGGAAAATTCCTCCGGTTGCAGT
This DNA window, taken from Methanobacterium sp., encodes the following:
- a CDS encoding rhodanese-like domain-containing protein codes for the protein MITDIHSNGDGKVKWVSTDWLEYNLDEEFMILDVQPDIHHYIKELPGAYYFNEWFLRQIVSNVPGSYIPLEAIQAIFKKQGIKRNMSTVVYTGKGVYSNSGDGWGQTMAAYSLLRFGHNDLYLLDGSIDKWKKEGKDLTKIFPTIKESKFEVMLREDYYVTYEEFKAVKDYEDVVVVDARPFKYYAGPSMWIKPGHSRSKEIAGSYAYASR